The Methanobrevibacter millerae genome includes the window TATCAAGTATTGTTTTGATGAGTAATTTTCTGCATGATTCATGAATATAAATCTTACCTTCTTTAAGTTCAAAATCATCTTTTTCAATCTGATTTTTATTAATTAGTTTAAGAACTGATTTATCAACCACTTGCTGTCTGAACTCTTCCATCAAATCAAATACCAGACTTTTTCTTGCATACCTGTCTGAGTGTAAAAAACCTGCATATGGATCAAGACCTGATGTATGAAGTGATTTTAAAACTTCACTTGCAAGAATAGCATATGAATAATTCAACATTGCATTAACAGGATCAAATGCACCACGACCACTTCTTTTTAAAAAATTATACTCTTCATCAATTAAATATCTAAATCCAATCCAATATTCATGTGATGCTATTCATTCTATTCGAAAAAATATCTGTGAATTTTTATTATTTTGTTAGATAAATAAACTAAACCTTAAAAAATAAAACTGATAAAAGAACTTGACAATAACTTTGATACAGAAGCAATAAAATGCGAACTGAACTATATCGGAAAAACAGGTTTATCTTGCAAACAGCACAACAACAGTGATAAAAGGCACAATGAGTGCGGGAAGAATATATGATAAAATAGATGATGTAAGCTTTGCTGAAGTAAAGTTTATTGCAAACGATTCAGTAATAGCTAAAGTGCTTACTCAAGAAGAAATAGAAGAACTGCTTAAAGCACATGAAAACGATGAATTTAATCTGGAAGATGAATAAACACTATTTTTAACTGTCACCACCATTACTTTTTTATAAAATCCTTGTTTTAATGGAATTTTTTGTAATTAAGACCATATAACCCAAATCAAAACAAAATTTTAGTTGCAATCCTTGTTTTAATAGAATACTCTTTGCAATTAGATTTTCAGCATTAAAAGAACACTATCCAAATGCGTCACAATCCTTGTTTTAATAGAATACTCTTTGCAATGGGTAAATATGCACCACAAGACTTCGCATTCCAATGGTCACAATCCTTGTTTTAATAGAATACTCTTTGCAATAGGAGTCTGTTCTTTTTAATTTTTTAGGAGAGATAATGTCACAATCCTTGTTTTAATAGAATACTCTTTGCAATAGGAGTCTGTTCTTTTTAATTTTTTAGGAGAGATAATGTCACAATCCTTGTTTTAATAGAATAATCTTTGCAATAAAACATTGGATTATCAAAACTAATCCAATGTGGATGTCACAATCCTTGTTTTAATAGAATAATCTTTGCAATAATAGAAATCTTTGCAAACAAGGAAGGAGTAAAAATGTCACAATCCTTGTTTTAATAGAATAATCTTTGCAATAGTTCAAACCCCTCAAGAGTTAGAAAGGGCAAAAATGTCACAATCCTTGTTTTAATAGAATAATCTTTGCAATAAATTAGCTCCAGTAAATTATTGCGAAATAAATGAGTCACAATCCTTGTTT containing:
- the cas1 gene encoding CRISPR-associated endonuclease Cas1: MASHEYWIGFRYLIDEEYNFLKRSGRGAFDPVNAMLNYSYAILASEVLKSLHTSGLDPYAGFLHSDRYARKSLVFDLMEEFRQQVVDKSVLKLINKNQIEKDDFELKEGKIYIHESCRKLLIKTILDKLNNEITLMELKLLM